One window from the genome of Nicotiana tomentosiformis chromosome 5, ASM39032v3, whole genome shotgun sequence encodes:
- the LOC104104271 gene encoding factor of DNA methylation 4-like isoform X5, whose protein sequence is MEHCYGEDADITESEIEDYKEKSYEELRCGNQSFKISDVAYTCPYCQEKSGRHLFYEDLLQHASGIGKSKIRTARDRANHLALAKYLENDVAGAAIPSKSNKELNSGNHSFRKSDVVFACPYCPETRKRGFSYKDLLQHANGIGSSNSTKRTARDTANHLALAKRLENNVAGSASSAKYYEDSRSGNHSPKISNMAFACPYCPETRERVFSYKDLLQHANGIGSSNSLKRTARDKVNHLALAKRLEKDVAGSASSSKSYEESRNVNHSFKLSNMTFACPYCPETRNRDFSYKDLFQHVYSVGNCNSITRTASDKANHLALAKSMENDLAGAAGPSKSYEEMKTGNHSLKIPDMAFARAYCPERRNREFLYKDLLQHASGVRNGNSKKRTARDSANHLPLVKHLDSDVAGPLKAYEELESGKQSFNISERTFACAYCSDTRNRDFSYKDLLQHAVGVGSCDSKKRTARDKANHLALAKHLQNFATYLENDVASAPSTSISYEKMKSNHSFNNSDVAFACPYCPETRNKDFSYKDLLQHAGGVGSCNSKKRTARDKANHLALAKYLASDVAGSASSSIPYEKLKSGNYSLNIPAVAYTFAYCPKKRKREFMYKDLMFHVREVGSCSSNKRTAIDKANHLTLAKYFENDVALAASPSKPDTLGDPQVDTLLDYDRAEMFVWPWIAVVVNLPTEFKDGRYVGESGSNLKDQLIRRGFNPTRVRTLWNDLGHSGIALVEFKKDWSGFSNAILFEKAYEADYHGKKDWEVSNGKKSDLYAWIARADDYQATNVVGEKLQKFGDLRTLPNIMEEESRKTRKLVSSLTNAIEIKKLNLKMIEDKYKETSQSVEQLIVVNAKLRQSYNEEIKKIQSSSRDHFQQTFINHEKLKLQLETQKKELELRHTELQKREAQNESDRKKMSEDLEQNAILKTSLSAAIEEQRNVDEKVPKMAEELKKQKEELHKRIIKLEKQLVTKQAGEIEVERLRVTMKQIEEEANQEVLQKVDTLLKDLREKEEKYEDLVALNQTLIVKERKSNDELQEALKELVNGLKELPRNGPIGVKRMGELDSRPFLEAMKRRYNEVEAEEIASELCSLWEEYLRDPEWHPIKVISINGKHQAVIDDEDEKLKGLKKTYGGSYCVTEPMEKENDTRLNFGCFIVLLLTFFRQNLM, encoded by the exons ATGGAGCATTGTTATGGAGAAGATGCTGATATAACTGAATCAGAGATTGAAGACTATAAAGAAAAATCATATGAAGAGTTGAGGTGTGGAAATCAATCTTTTAAGATATCAGATGTGGCTTACACTTGTCCCTATTGTCAAGAGAAAAGCGGGCGGCACCTTTTCTATGAAGATCTCTTGCAGCATGCAAGTGGAATAGGAAAGTCTAAGATACGAACTGCAAGAGATAGGGCCAACCATCTTGCATTGGCCAAGTATTTAGAAAATGATGTAGCAGGTGCTGCTATTCCATCAAAATCTAATAAAGAGTTGAACAGTGGAAATCACTCTTTTAGGAAATCAGATGTAGTTTTTGCTTGCCCCTATTGTCCAGAGACAAGAAAAAGAGGTTTTTCTTATAAGGATCTGTTGCAACATGCAAATGGAATAGGAAGCTCAAACTCTACGAAGCGAACTGCAAGAGATACGGCGAACCATCTTGCATTAGCCAAGCGCTTGGAAAATAATGTAGCAGGTTCTGCCAGTTCAGCAAAATATTATGAAGACTCGAGGAGTGGAAATCACTCTCCTAAGATATCAAATATGGCTTTTGCTTGTCCCTATTGTCCGGAGACAAGAGAAAGAGTTTTTTCTTATAAGGATCTCTTGCAGCATGCAAATGGAATAGGAAGCTCTAACTCTTTGAAGCGAACTGCAAGAGATAAGGTGAACCATCTTGCATTAGCCAAGCGCTTGGAAAAAGATGTAGCCGGTTCTGCCAGTTCATCAAAATCTTATGAAGAGTCGAGGAATGTAAATCACTCTTTTAagctatcaaatatgactttTGCTTGCCCCTACTGTCCAGAGACAAGAAACAGAGATTTTTCGTACAAAGATCTCTTTCAGCATGTATATTCAGTGGGAAACTGTAACTCTATAACGCGAACAGCAAGTGATAAGGCCAACCATCTTGCATTGGCCAAGTCCATGGAAAATGATTTAGCAGGTGCAGCTGGTCCATCAAAATCTTATGAGGAGATGAAGACTGGAAATCACTCTCTTAAGATACCAGATATGGCTTTTGCTCGTGCCTATTGTCCAGAGAGGAGAAACAGAGAATTTTTATACAAGGATCTCTTGCAGCATGCGAGTGGAGTAAGAAATGGTAACTCTAAGAAGCGAACTGCAAGAGATAGTGCCAACCATCTTCCATTGGTCAAGCACTTGGATAGTGATGTAGCAGGTCCATTGAAAGCTTATGAAGAGTTGGAGAGCGGGAAACAATCTTTTAACATATCAGAAAGGACTTTTGCTTGTGCCTATTGTTCAGATACAAGAAACAGAGATTTTTCGTACAAAGATCTCTTGCAGCATGCAGTAGGAGTAGGAAGCTGTGACTCTAAGAAACGAACGGCAAGAGATAAGGCCAACCATCTTGCCTTGGCCAAGCACTTGCAAAATTTTGCCACATATTTGGAAAATGATGTAGCAAGTGCTCCCAGTACATCAATATCTTATGAAAAAATGAAGAGTAATCACTCTTTTAACAATTCAGATGTCGCTTTTGCTTGCCCCTATTGTCCAGAGACTAGAAACAAAGATTTTTCATATAAGGATCTCTTGCAGCATGCTGGTGGAGTAGGAAGCTGTAACTCTAAGAAGCGAACTGCAAGAGATAAGGCTAACCATCTTGCATTGGCCAAGTACTTGGCAAGTGATGTAGCAGGCAGTGCTAGTTCATCAATACCTTATGAAAAGTTGAAGAGTGGAAATTACTCGTTGAACATACCAGCTGTGGCTTACACTTTTGCCTATTGTCCAAAGAAAAGAAAGCGAGAATTTATGTATAAGGATCTCATGTTCCATGTGAGGGAAGTTGGAAGCTGTAGCTCCAACAAGCGAActgcaatagataaagctaacCATCTTACATTGGCCAAGTACTTCGAAAATGATGTAGCACTTGCTGCCAGTCCATCAAAACCTGATACTCTAGGTGATCCTCAGGTTGATACTCTTTTAGATTATGACCGTGCTGAGATGTTTGTATGGCCGTGGATTGCAGTTGTTGTGAATCTTCCCACTGAATTTAAGGATGGACGCTATGTAGGAGAAAGTGGTTCCAATCTGAAGGATCAGTTGATAAGGAGAGGTTTCAATCCAACACGAGTGCGCACTCTATGGAATGACCTAGGCCATTCTGGAATTGCTCTTGTTGAATTCAAGAAAGATTGGTCTGGGTTCAGTAATGCCATATTATTTGAGAAGGCCTATGAGGCCGATTATCATGGTAAGAAGGATTGGGAAGTCAGTAATGGCAAAAAGTCTGATCTTTATGCTTGGATAGCTCGAGCTGATGATTATCAGGCTACTAATGTTGTTGGTGAAAAGCTCCAGAAATTTGGAGACCTTAGAACCCTTCCTAATATCATGGAAGAAGAATCTCGGAAGACTCGTAAGCTTGTTTCTAGTTTGACCAATGCCATTGAAATCAAGAAGTTGAACTTAAAGATGATAGAGGACAAATATAAGGAGACTTCCCAGTCTGTCGAACAGTTGATTGTGGTGAATGCTAAACTTCGTCAATCATACAATGAAG AAATAAAAAAGATCCAGTCAAGTTCACGCGATCATTTCCAGCAGACATTTATTAATCATGAAAAGTTAAAATTACAATTGGAAACTCAAAAAAAGGAGCTTGAACTCCGACATACAGAATTGCAGAAACGTGAGGCCCAAAATGAAAGTGATAGGAAAAAAATGTCCGAAGATCTTGAACAG AATGCTATCCTAAAAACCTCCCTTAGTGCTGCGATTGAAGAGCAACGGAATGTTGATGAAAAAGTACCGAAAATGGCAGAAGAACTGAAG AAACAAAAGGAGGAACTCCATAAGAGAATTATTAAGCTTGAGAAACAACTTGTCACGAAACAAGCAGGAGAAATAGAAGTGGAGCGATTGCGAGTGACTATGAAGCAGATTGAAGAAGAGGCCAATCAGGAAGTTCTGCAAAAAGTTGACACACTGCTTAAAGATTTaagagaaaaggaagaaaaatatgaagatttaGTGGCTTTGAACCAAACCTTGATTGTGAAGGAACGAAAGAGCAATGATGAGCTGCAGGAAGCACTTAAAGAATTGGTTAAT GGCTTGAAAGAATTACCTAGAAATGGTCCTATTGGTGTTAAGAGGATGGGAGAGCTCGACAGCAGACCGTTTCTTGAAGCAATGAAGAGGAGATATAATGAGGTAGAAGCAGAGGAGATAGCTTCTGAGTTGTGCTCGTTGTGGGAGGAGTACCTTAGAGACCCTGAATGGCATCCCATTAAAGTCATTTCCATAAATGGGAAACATCAG GCTGtaattgatgatgaagatgaaaaACTGAAAGGCTTGAAGAAAACTTACG GAGGGAGTTACTGTGTTACTGAACCtatggaaaaagaaaatgacactCGACTGAACTTTGGATGCTTCATTGTGCTTCTCCTAACGTTCTTTAG ACAGAACCTCATGTGA
- the LOC104104271 gene encoding factor of DNA methylation 4-like isoform X1, with amino-acid sequence MEHCYGEDADITESEIEDYKEKSYEELRCGNQSFKISDVAYTCPYCQEKSGRHLFYEDLLQHASGIGKSKIRTARDRANHLALAKYLENDVAGAAIPSKSNKELNSGNHSFRKSDVVFACPYCPETRKRGFSYKDLLQHANGIGSSNSTKRTARDTANHLALAKRLENNVAGSASSAKYYEDSRSGNHSPKISNMAFACPYCPETRERVFSYKDLLQHANGIGSSNSLKRTARDKVNHLALAKRLEKDVAGSASSSKSYEESRNVNHSFKLSNMTFACPYCPETRNRDFSYKDLFQHVYSVGNCNSITRTASDKANHLALAKSMENDLAGAAGPSKSYEEMKTGNHSLKIPDMAFARAYCPERRNREFLYKDLLQHASGVRNGNSKKRTARDSANHLPLVKHLDSDVAGPLKAYEELESGKQSFNISERTFACAYCSDTRNRDFSYKDLLQHAVGVGSCDSKKRTARDKANHLALAKHLQNFATYLENDVASAPSTSISYEKMKSNHSFNNSDVAFACPYCPETRNKDFSYKDLLQHAGGVGSCNSKKRTARDKANHLALAKYLASDVAGSASSSIPYEKLKSGNYSLNIPAVAYTFAYCPKKRKREFMYKDLMFHVREVGSCSSNKRTAIDKANHLTLAKYFENDVALAASPSKPDTLGDPQVDTLLDYDRAEMFVWPWIAVVVNLPTEFKDGRYVGESGSNLKDQLIRRGFNPTRVRTLWNDLGHSGIALVEFKKDWSGFSNAILFEKAYEADYHGKKDWEVSNGKKSDLYAWIARADDYQATNVVGEKLQKFGDLRTLPNIMEEESRKTRKLVSSLTNAIEIKKLNLKMIEDKYKETSQSVEQLIVVNAKLRQSYNEEIKKIQSSSRDHFQQTFINHEKLKLQLETQKKELELRHTELQKREAQNESDRKKMSEDLEQNAILKTSLSAAIEEQRNVDEKVPKMAEELKKQKEELHKRIIKLEKQLVTKQAGEIEVERLRVTMKQIEEEANQEVLQKVDTLLKDLREKEEKYEDLVALNQTLIVKERKSNDELQEALKELVNGLKELPRNGPIGVKRMGELDSRPFLEAMKRRYNEVEAEEIASELCSLWEEYLRDPEWHPIKVISINGKHQAVIDDEDEKLKGLKKTYGGSYCVTEPMEKENDTRLNFGCFIVLLLTFFRTSCEITFHSSSFICIRNEILRCALASNLREMFSQINVE; translated from the exons ATGGAGCATTGTTATGGAGAAGATGCTGATATAACTGAATCAGAGATTGAAGACTATAAAGAAAAATCATATGAAGAGTTGAGGTGTGGAAATCAATCTTTTAAGATATCAGATGTGGCTTACACTTGTCCCTATTGTCAAGAGAAAAGCGGGCGGCACCTTTTCTATGAAGATCTCTTGCAGCATGCAAGTGGAATAGGAAAGTCTAAGATACGAACTGCAAGAGATAGGGCCAACCATCTTGCATTGGCCAAGTATTTAGAAAATGATGTAGCAGGTGCTGCTATTCCATCAAAATCTAATAAAGAGTTGAACAGTGGAAATCACTCTTTTAGGAAATCAGATGTAGTTTTTGCTTGCCCCTATTGTCCAGAGACAAGAAAAAGAGGTTTTTCTTATAAGGATCTGTTGCAACATGCAAATGGAATAGGAAGCTCAAACTCTACGAAGCGAACTGCAAGAGATACGGCGAACCATCTTGCATTAGCCAAGCGCTTGGAAAATAATGTAGCAGGTTCTGCCAGTTCAGCAAAATATTATGAAGACTCGAGGAGTGGAAATCACTCTCCTAAGATATCAAATATGGCTTTTGCTTGTCCCTATTGTCCGGAGACAAGAGAAAGAGTTTTTTCTTATAAGGATCTCTTGCAGCATGCAAATGGAATAGGAAGCTCTAACTCTTTGAAGCGAACTGCAAGAGATAAGGTGAACCATCTTGCATTAGCCAAGCGCTTGGAAAAAGATGTAGCCGGTTCTGCCAGTTCATCAAAATCTTATGAAGAGTCGAGGAATGTAAATCACTCTTTTAagctatcaaatatgactttTGCTTGCCCCTACTGTCCAGAGACAAGAAACAGAGATTTTTCGTACAAAGATCTCTTTCAGCATGTATATTCAGTGGGAAACTGTAACTCTATAACGCGAACAGCAAGTGATAAGGCCAACCATCTTGCATTGGCCAAGTCCATGGAAAATGATTTAGCAGGTGCAGCTGGTCCATCAAAATCTTATGAGGAGATGAAGACTGGAAATCACTCTCTTAAGATACCAGATATGGCTTTTGCTCGTGCCTATTGTCCAGAGAGGAGAAACAGAGAATTTTTATACAAGGATCTCTTGCAGCATGCGAGTGGAGTAAGAAATGGTAACTCTAAGAAGCGAACTGCAAGAGATAGTGCCAACCATCTTCCATTGGTCAAGCACTTGGATAGTGATGTAGCAGGTCCATTGAAAGCTTATGAAGAGTTGGAGAGCGGGAAACAATCTTTTAACATATCAGAAAGGACTTTTGCTTGTGCCTATTGTTCAGATACAAGAAACAGAGATTTTTCGTACAAAGATCTCTTGCAGCATGCAGTAGGAGTAGGAAGCTGTGACTCTAAGAAACGAACGGCAAGAGATAAGGCCAACCATCTTGCCTTGGCCAAGCACTTGCAAAATTTTGCCACATATTTGGAAAATGATGTAGCAAGTGCTCCCAGTACATCAATATCTTATGAAAAAATGAAGAGTAATCACTCTTTTAACAATTCAGATGTCGCTTTTGCTTGCCCCTATTGTCCAGAGACTAGAAACAAAGATTTTTCATATAAGGATCTCTTGCAGCATGCTGGTGGAGTAGGAAGCTGTAACTCTAAGAAGCGAACTGCAAGAGATAAGGCTAACCATCTTGCATTGGCCAAGTACTTGGCAAGTGATGTAGCAGGCAGTGCTAGTTCATCAATACCTTATGAAAAGTTGAAGAGTGGAAATTACTCGTTGAACATACCAGCTGTGGCTTACACTTTTGCCTATTGTCCAAAGAAAAGAAAGCGAGAATTTATGTATAAGGATCTCATGTTCCATGTGAGGGAAGTTGGAAGCTGTAGCTCCAACAAGCGAActgcaatagataaagctaacCATCTTACATTGGCCAAGTACTTCGAAAATGATGTAGCACTTGCTGCCAGTCCATCAAAACCTGATACTCTAGGTGATCCTCAGGTTGATACTCTTTTAGATTATGACCGTGCTGAGATGTTTGTATGGCCGTGGATTGCAGTTGTTGTGAATCTTCCCACTGAATTTAAGGATGGACGCTATGTAGGAGAAAGTGGTTCCAATCTGAAGGATCAGTTGATAAGGAGAGGTTTCAATCCAACACGAGTGCGCACTCTATGGAATGACCTAGGCCATTCTGGAATTGCTCTTGTTGAATTCAAGAAAGATTGGTCTGGGTTCAGTAATGCCATATTATTTGAGAAGGCCTATGAGGCCGATTATCATGGTAAGAAGGATTGGGAAGTCAGTAATGGCAAAAAGTCTGATCTTTATGCTTGGATAGCTCGAGCTGATGATTATCAGGCTACTAATGTTGTTGGTGAAAAGCTCCAGAAATTTGGAGACCTTAGAACCCTTCCTAATATCATGGAAGAAGAATCTCGGAAGACTCGTAAGCTTGTTTCTAGTTTGACCAATGCCATTGAAATCAAGAAGTTGAACTTAAAGATGATAGAGGACAAATATAAGGAGACTTCCCAGTCTGTCGAACAGTTGATTGTGGTGAATGCTAAACTTCGTCAATCATACAATGAAG AAATAAAAAAGATCCAGTCAAGTTCACGCGATCATTTCCAGCAGACATTTATTAATCATGAAAAGTTAAAATTACAATTGGAAACTCAAAAAAAGGAGCTTGAACTCCGACATACAGAATTGCAGAAACGTGAGGCCCAAAATGAAAGTGATAGGAAAAAAATGTCCGAAGATCTTGAACAG AATGCTATCCTAAAAACCTCCCTTAGTGCTGCGATTGAAGAGCAACGGAATGTTGATGAAAAAGTACCGAAAATGGCAGAAGAACTGAAG AAACAAAAGGAGGAACTCCATAAGAGAATTATTAAGCTTGAGAAACAACTTGTCACGAAACAAGCAGGAGAAATAGAAGTGGAGCGATTGCGAGTGACTATGAAGCAGATTGAAGAAGAGGCCAATCAGGAAGTTCTGCAAAAAGTTGACACACTGCTTAAAGATTTaagagaaaaggaagaaaaatatgaagatttaGTGGCTTTGAACCAAACCTTGATTGTGAAGGAACGAAAGAGCAATGATGAGCTGCAGGAAGCACTTAAAGAATTGGTTAAT GGCTTGAAAGAATTACCTAGAAATGGTCCTATTGGTGTTAAGAGGATGGGAGAGCTCGACAGCAGACCGTTTCTTGAAGCAATGAAGAGGAGATATAATGAGGTAGAAGCAGAGGAGATAGCTTCTGAGTTGTGCTCGTTGTGGGAGGAGTACCTTAGAGACCCTGAATGGCATCCCATTAAAGTCATTTCCATAAATGGGAAACATCAG GCTGtaattgatgatgaagatgaaaaACTGAAAGGCTTGAAGAAAACTTACG GAGGGAGTTACTGTGTTACTGAACCtatggaaaaagaaaatgacactCGACTGAACTTTGGATGCTTCATTGTGCTTCTCCTAACGTTCTTTAG AACCTCATGTGAAATCACATTCCATTCGAGCTCCTTTATTTGCATTAGGAATGAAATCCTTCGCTGTGCTTTGGCCTCCAATTTAAGGGAAATGTTTTCTCAGATAAATGTAGAATAG
- the LOC104104271 gene encoding protein INVOLVED IN DE NOVO 2-like isoform X2, translating to MEHCYGEDADITESEIEDYKEKSYEELRCGNQSFKISDVAYTCPYCQEKSGRHLFYEDLLQHASGIGKSKIRTARDRANHLALAKYLENDVAGAAIPSKSNKELNSGNHSFRKSDVVFACPYCPETRKRGFSYKDLLQHANGIGSSNSTKRTARDTANHLALAKRLENNVAGSASSAKYYEDSRSGNHSPKISNMAFACPYCPETRERVFSYKDLLQHANGIGSSNSLKRTARDKVNHLALAKRLEKDVAGSASSSKSYEESRNVNHSFKLSNMTFACPYCPETRNRDFSYKDLFQHVYSVGNCNSITRTASDKANHLALAKSMENDLAGAAGPSKSYEEMKTGNHSLKIPDMAFARAYCPERRNREFLYKDLLQHASGVRNGNSKKRTARDSANHLPLVKHLDSDVAGPLKAYEELESGKQSFNISERTFACAYCSDTRNRDFSYKDLLQHAVGVGSCDSKKRTARDKANHLALAKHLQNFATYLENDVASAPSTSISYEKMKSNHSFNNSDVAFACPYCPETRNKDFSYKDLLQHAGGVGSCNSKKRTARDKANHLALAKYLASDVAGSASSSIPYEKLKSGNYSLNIPAVAYTFAYCPKKRKREFMYKDLMFHVREVGSCSSNKRTAIDKANHLTLAKYFENDVALAASPSKPDTLGDPQVDTLLDYDRAEMFVWPWIAVVVNLPTEFKDGRYVGESGSNLKDQLIRRGFNPTRVRTLWNDLGHSGIALVEFKKDWSGFSNAILFEKAYEADYHGKKDWEVSNGKKSDLYAWIARADDYQATNVVGEKLQKFGDLRTLPNIMEEESRKTRKLVSSLTNAIEIKKLNLKMIEDKYKETSQSVEQLIVVNAKLRQSYNEEIKKIQSSSRDHFQQTFINHEKLKLQLETQKKELELRHTELQKREAQNESDRKKMSEDLEQNAILKTSLSAAIEEQRNVDEKVPKMAEELKKQKEELHKRIIKLEKQLVTKQAGEIEVERLRVTMKQIEEEANQEVLQKVDTLLKDLREKEEKYEDLVALNQTLIVKERKSNDELQEALKELVNGLKELPRNGPIGVKRMGELDSRPFLEAMKRRYNEVEAEEIASELCSLWEEYLRDPEWHPIKVISINGKHQAVIDDEDEKLKGLKKTYGEEVYKAVTTALTEINVYNPSGGYIICELWNYDVAEKATLQEGVTVLLNLWKKKMTLD from the exons ATGGAGCATTGTTATGGAGAAGATGCTGATATAACTGAATCAGAGATTGAAGACTATAAAGAAAAATCATATGAAGAGTTGAGGTGTGGAAATCAATCTTTTAAGATATCAGATGTGGCTTACACTTGTCCCTATTGTCAAGAGAAAAGCGGGCGGCACCTTTTCTATGAAGATCTCTTGCAGCATGCAAGTGGAATAGGAAAGTCTAAGATACGAACTGCAAGAGATAGGGCCAACCATCTTGCATTGGCCAAGTATTTAGAAAATGATGTAGCAGGTGCTGCTATTCCATCAAAATCTAATAAAGAGTTGAACAGTGGAAATCACTCTTTTAGGAAATCAGATGTAGTTTTTGCTTGCCCCTATTGTCCAGAGACAAGAAAAAGAGGTTTTTCTTATAAGGATCTGTTGCAACATGCAAATGGAATAGGAAGCTCAAACTCTACGAAGCGAACTGCAAGAGATACGGCGAACCATCTTGCATTAGCCAAGCGCTTGGAAAATAATGTAGCAGGTTCTGCCAGTTCAGCAAAATATTATGAAGACTCGAGGAGTGGAAATCACTCTCCTAAGATATCAAATATGGCTTTTGCTTGTCCCTATTGTCCGGAGACAAGAGAAAGAGTTTTTTCTTATAAGGATCTCTTGCAGCATGCAAATGGAATAGGAAGCTCTAACTCTTTGAAGCGAACTGCAAGAGATAAGGTGAACCATCTTGCATTAGCCAAGCGCTTGGAAAAAGATGTAGCCGGTTCTGCCAGTTCATCAAAATCTTATGAAGAGTCGAGGAATGTAAATCACTCTTTTAagctatcaaatatgactttTGCTTGCCCCTACTGTCCAGAGACAAGAAACAGAGATTTTTCGTACAAAGATCTCTTTCAGCATGTATATTCAGTGGGAAACTGTAACTCTATAACGCGAACAGCAAGTGATAAGGCCAACCATCTTGCATTGGCCAAGTCCATGGAAAATGATTTAGCAGGTGCAGCTGGTCCATCAAAATCTTATGAGGAGATGAAGACTGGAAATCACTCTCTTAAGATACCAGATATGGCTTTTGCTCGTGCCTATTGTCCAGAGAGGAGAAACAGAGAATTTTTATACAAGGATCTCTTGCAGCATGCGAGTGGAGTAAGAAATGGTAACTCTAAGAAGCGAACTGCAAGAGATAGTGCCAACCATCTTCCATTGGTCAAGCACTTGGATAGTGATGTAGCAGGTCCATTGAAAGCTTATGAAGAGTTGGAGAGCGGGAAACAATCTTTTAACATATCAGAAAGGACTTTTGCTTGTGCCTATTGTTCAGATACAAGAAACAGAGATTTTTCGTACAAAGATCTCTTGCAGCATGCAGTAGGAGTAGGAAGCTGTGACTCTAAGAAACGAACGGCAAGAGATAAGGCCAACCATCTTGCCTTGGCCAAGCACTTGCAAAATTTTGCCACATATTTGGAAAATGATGTAGCAAGTGCTCCCAGTACATCAATATCTTATGAAAAAATGAAGAGTAATCACTCTTTTAACAATTCAGATGTCGCTTTTGCTTGCCCCTATTGTCCAGAGACTAGAAACAAAGATTTTTCATATAAGGATCTCTTGCAGCATGCTGGTGGAGTAGGAAGCTGTAACTCTAAGAAGCGAACTGCAAGAGATAAGGCTAACCATCTTGCATTGGCCAAGTACTTGGCAAGTGATGTAGCAGGCAGTGCTAGTTCATCAATACCTTATGAAAAGTTGAAGAGTGGAAATTACTCGTTGAACATACCAGCTGTGGCTTACACTTTTGCCTATTGTCCAAAGAAAAGAAAGCGAGAATTTATGTATAAGGATCTCATGTTCCATGTGAGGGAAGTTGGAAGCTGTAGCTCCAACAAGCGAActgcaatagataaagctaacCATCTTACATTGGCCAAGTACTTCGAAAATGATGTAGCACTTGCTGCCAGTCCATCAAAACCTGATACTCTAGGTGATCCTCAGGTTGATACTCTTTTAGATTATGACCGTGCTGAGATGTTTGTATGGCCGTGGATTGCAGTTGTTGTGAATCTTCCCACTGAATTTAAGGATGGACGCTATGTAGGAGAAAGTGGTTCCAATCTGAAGGATCAGTTGATAAGGAGAGGTTTCAATCCAACACGAGTGCGCACTCTATGGAATGACCTAGGCCATTCTGGAATTGCTCTTGTTGAATTCAAGAAAGATTGGTCTGGGTTCAGTAATGCCATATTATTTGAGAAGGCCTATGAGGCCGATTATCATGGTAAGAAGGATTGGGAAGTCAGTAATGGCAAAAAGTCTGATCTTTATGCTTGGATAGCTCGAGCTGATGATTATCAGGCTACTAATGTTGTTGGTGAAAAGCTCCAGAAATTTGGAGACCTTAGAACCCTTCCTAATATCATGGAAGAAGAATCTCGGAAGACTCGTAAGCTTGTTTCTAGTTTGACCAATGCCATTGAAATCAAGAAGTTGAACTTAAAGATGATAGAGGACAAATATAAGGAGACTTCCCAGTCTGTCGAACAGTTGATTGTGGTGAATGCTAAACTTCGTCAATCATACAATGAAG AAATAAAAAAGATCCAGTCAAGTTCACGCGATCATTTCCAGCAGACATTTATTAATCATGAAAAGTTAAAATTACAATTGGAAACTCAAAAAAAGGAGCTTGAACTCCGACATACAGAATTGCAGAAACGTGAGGCCCAAAATGAAAGTGATAGGAAAAAAATGTCCGAAGATCTTGAACAG AATGCTATCCTAAAAACCTCCCTTAGTGCTGCGATTGAAGAGCAACGGAATGTTGATGAAAAAGTACCGAAAATGGCAGAAGAACTGAAG AAACAAAAGGAGGAACTCCATAAGAGAATTATTAAGCTTGAGAAACAACTTGTCACGAAACAAGCAGGAGAAATAGAAGTGGAGCGATTGCGAGTGACTATGAAGCAGATTGAAGAAGAGGCCAATCAGGAAGTTCTGCAAAAAGTTGACACACTGCTTAAAGATTTaagagaaaaggaagaaaaatatgaagatttaGTGGCTTTGAACCAAACCTTGATTGTGAAGGAACGAAAGAGCAATGATGAGCTGCAGGAAGCACTTAAAGAATTGGTTAAT GGCTTGAAAGAATTACCTAGAAATGGTCCTATTGGTGTTAAGAGGATGGGAGAGCTCGACAGCAGACCGTTTCTTGAAGCAATGAAGAGGAGATATAATGAGGTAGAAGCAGAGGAGATAGCTTCTGAGTTGTGCTCGTTGTGGGAGGAGTACCTTAGAGACCCTGAATGGCATCCCATTAAAGTCATTTCCATAAATGGGAAACATCAG GCTGtaattgatgatgaagatgaaaaACTGAAAGGCTTGAAGAAAACTTACGGTGAGGAAGTGTATAAAGCTGTTACAACTGCTTTGACTGAGATTAATGTATATAACCCAAGTGGAGGATACATCATCTGTGAGCTGTGGAATTATGACGTTGCTGAGAAAGCTACTTTACAGGAGGGAGTTACTGTGTTACTGAACCtatggaaaaagaaaatgacactCGACTGA